A genomic stretch from Desulfohalobium retbaense DSM 5692 includes:
- a CDS encoding LytR/AlgR family response regulator transcription factor: protein MYPLRCLLAHPVSEIRQTLRDHCQRVAWLRVVGEAARANEALELAQNMAYNALFLAPGPMGECTGLELARLLKTMPLPPALLFVATTQDQALEAFELGALDYFLWPASTERLDQCLEKIRRIPPPPHAVQNTTAGNNAPRPAHKRETLRLDLGDDDEEHFVEALKATWSEPLATSAQRPDKLPVQSAGKTLLIPYVHIIFIAAEDDYCFVHTSSGKYLNASRLKNLEERLAQHRFFRIHRKYLVNLDMVTEVASMPGANLMLRTAGTPRIELPVSRRRIQELKSLLGL, encoded by the coding sequence ATGTATCCCTTGCGCTGCCTTCTTGCCCATCCGGTTTCTGAGATCCGGCAGACGCTGCGCGACCATTGTCAGCGCGTGGCCTGGCTCCGTGTCGTCGGGGAGGCTGCCCGGGCCAACGAGGCCCTGGAACTCGCCCAGAACATGGCCTACAACGCCCTATTCCTTGCCCCCGGACCTATGGGGGAGTGTACCGGACTGGAACTCGCGCGTCTTCTGAAGACCATGCCCTTGCCGCCGGCCCTGCTCTTTGTCGCCACGACCCAGGATCAGGCCTTGGAAGCCTTTGAGCTCGGTGCCCTGGACTACTTCCTCTGGCCCGCTTCAACCGAACGACTGGACCAGTGCCTGGAAAAAATACGCCGCATACCTCCGCCTCCCCACGCTGTCCAGAACACGACTGCAGGAAACAACGCGCCGCGCCCCGCGCATAAGCGCGAAACACTGCGACTCGATCTCGGTGATGACGACGAAGAGCACTTTGTTGAAGCCCTCAAGGCGACCTGGAGCGAACCGCTGGCCACGTCTGCGCAGAGGCCGGACAAACTTCCGGTCCAAAGCGCGGGCAAAACCCTGCTCATTCCCTATGTGCATATAATCTTTATTGCTGCCGAAGACGACTACTGCTTCGTCCACACCAGTTCAGGCAAATACTTGAACGCCTCCCGGCTCAAAAATCTGGAAGAACGTCTTGCCCAGCACCGTTTTTTCCGAATCCACAGAAAATACCTGGTCAATCTTGATATGGTCACAGAGGTCGCCAGCATGCCCGGAGCGAACCTCATGCTCCGCACAGCAGGCACGCCGCGAATCGAACTCCCGGTGAGCCGGCGGCGCATCCAGGAATTGAAATCGCTTTTGGGGCTTTAA
- a CDS encoding DUF4870 family protein: MAFSGGRWETIPDRGAALQTSRKLTWLTYILYAASPVFGITAIVAIVLNYIKKDDVKGTWLESHFRWQIRTFWWGLLWISLGSITAVVFIGIPILFAATVWLIYRVVKGMVYLYDERVLPLP; this comes from the coding sequence ATGGCTTTTTCCGGCGGACGTTGGGAAACGATTCCTGACAGGGGAGCGGCACTGCAGACTTCCCGAAAACTGACCTGGTTGACGTATATTCTCTACGCGGCCTCCCCGGTTTTCGGTATTACGGCGATTGTTGCTATCGTTTTGAATTATATTAAAAAAGATGATGTCAAAGGGACTTGGCTAGAAAGCCATTTCCGTTGGCAGATCCGGACCTTCTGGTGGGGACTTCTTTGGATCAGCCTGGGGTCGATTACCGCTGTGGTCTTCATCGGCATCCCAATTCTCTTTGCTGCCACAGTCTGGCTGATCTACAGAGTGGTGAAGGGCATGGTCTATCTCTATGACGAACGGGTGTTACCGCTGCCGTAG
- a CDS encoding rhodanese-like domain-containing protein, giving the protein MWTLGIAGVFLAWEPLWSLLGGGSVSVSHLRRWRQNGRVFLLDVRTGPEFSWRHIPGAIHRPDLLWGSRALPLPKDRPVVVVCLTGHRSPVVAWRLRRAGFENAFSLHGGMVAWLLAPGNKEERQ; this is encoded by the coding sequence ATGTGGACCCTGGGTATTGCAGGAGTGTTCCTGGCCTGGGAACCCTTGTGGTCTTTGCTAGGTGGCGGCTCTGTCTCCGTGAGCCATCTCAGGAGATGGCGCCAAAACGGCAGGGTGTTCCTTCTCGACGTGCGGACCGGACCGGAATTTTCCTGGCGCCATATCCCCGGAGCGATTCACCGACCAGACCTTCTCTGGGGCAGCCGTGCCCTGCCGTTACCCAAAGACCGCCCCGTTGTGGTGGTCTGTCTGACCGGACACCGATCGCCGGTTGTGGCGTGGCGTCTGCGTCGGGCCGGATTTGAGAACGCTTTTTCCTTGCACGGGGGAATGGTCGCCTGGCTTTTAGCCCCAGGGAACAAGGAAGAACGGCAATGA
- a CDS encoding IMPACT family protein, with the protein MSQSYCIPAVSKHCAEKRISDSRFVVTAGHTPDPEAAREFVSFVQQDHPHATHNCWAFVAGPAGDSRFVGASDDGEPAGTAGAPMLQTLLCSGVGELTMVVSRYFGGTKLGTGGLVRAYTSLVQLGLRGLGLHHYVPGVLWHVLVPHHCAGVLRHRLGVLGVDIVDEHFGVDLEWRLKCPLAKRDAVWECLYTLTQGLAVVEEE; encoded by the coding sequence ATGAGCCAAAGCTATTGCATTCCGGCGGTTTCCAAACATTGTGCTGAAAAGCGGATCAGCGACAGCCGGTTTGTGGTCACTGCCGGGCACACCCCGGATCCGGAGGCCGCCCGGGAATTTGTGTCCTTTGTCCAACAGGACCATCCTCACGCCACGCACAATTGCTGGGCGTTCGTGGCTGGGCCCGCAGGCGACAGCCGTTTCGTCGGTGCCAGTGACGACGGCGAACCAGCGGGGACGGCCGGAGCCCCCATGTTGCAGACCCTTCTTTGCAGCGGGGTGGGGGAGCTCACCATGGTGGTCAGCCGGTACTTTGGCGGCACAAAGTTGGGCACCGGGGGATTGGTTCGGGCTTACACCTCCCTGGTCCAGCTCGGTTTGCGGGGGCTTGGCCTGCACCATTACGTGCCCGGTGTCCTGTGGCATGTACTCGTCCCACACCATTGTGCGGGAGTCTTGCGCCACCGCCTTGGGGTCCTGGGGGTGGACATCGTCGATGAACATTTCGGCGTCGACCTCGAGTGGCGGCTCAAGTGTCCGCTTGCCAAACGCGACGCGGTCTGGGAGTGTCTGTATACTCTGACCCAGGGACTTGCTGTAGTGGAAGAGGAGTGA